The following proteins come from a genomic window of Achromobacter deleyi:
- a CDS encoding sensor histidine kinase: MSTRPSSQAAPAPAPVQADAAAPRRRPAWPWALLILAAVAVVFGILHAASEWARDGALKEAYLQARSAGQINAALLRNNLDKFRALPFVLTRDVDLRATLQNPTAAQIESLDDKLDTLSRGVGASAIYVLDQTGYAIAASNWREPATFVGVDYQFRPYFRGAVAHGSAEHFALGTISHEAGLYLSRRVDDTNGVMLGVVVLKVDFRDLEADWRQSNAPIFVTDEHGVVLLGSVPDWRFRVLKPLAPDLAQTLRTSLQFGDAMFQPLPLQPTPRTVSGGQLLRSGDALPQIPAGAPLLHTTLPIVESPGWTLHLLSPVQSALNRATANAQLGALLAQGVLSAVIGILLYRRHRSREGAAQQMVVRQQLAAQVEERTAQLREVNQQLLAQMDERQRTEARLHTMQDELVQASKLALLGQVAAGVAHEINQPVAAIRAYADNAAEFLRRQDPASVEENLGTIASLTDRIGHITGELRAFSRKAGASVGPTSLKEALDGALLLVGPRARRQRVVLQRPPVEQDYLVQANRIRLEQVLVNLLQNGMDALEDQADGRIIIALQDMGASVQLFVNDNGPGLSPEASAHLFTPFHTTKAEGLGLGLVISRDIVAEFGGDLRAAHPGDAIFPAPHGPGRGAMFTLTLRKSPPSIHDPRT; encoded by the coding sequence ATGTCCACTCGCCCTTCCTCCCAGGCGGCGCCCGCGCCGGCGCCTGTCCAAGCGGATGCCGCCGCGCCCCGGCGCCGTCCGGCGTGGCCGTGGGCCCTGCTGATCCTGGCGGCCGTGGCGGTGGTGTTCGGCATCTTGCATGCCGCCAGCGAATGGGCGCGCGACGGCGCCCTCAAGGAAGCCTATCTGCAGGCTCGCAGCGCCGGCCAGATCAACGCCGCCCTGCTGCGCAACAACCTGGATAAATTCCGCGCGCTGCCCTTCGTCCTGACCCGCGACGTCGACCTGCGCGCCACGCTGCAGAATCCCACGGCGGCGCAGATCGAATCGCTCGACGATAAACTCGACACTCTGAGCCGCGGCGTGGGCGCCTCGGCCATCTACGTCCTGGACCAGACCGGCTACGCCATCGCCGCCAGCAACTGGCGCGAACCCGCCACCTTCGTCGGCGTCGACTACCAGTTCCGGCCGTACTTCCGCGGCGCCGTGGCGCACGGGTCGGCCGAGCATTTCGCGCTTGGCACCATCAGCCACGAAGCCGGCCTGTACCTGTCGCGACGGGTCGACGACACCAACGGCGTGATGCTGGGCGTCGTGGTGCTGAAGGTCGATTTCCGCGACCTGGAAGCCGACTGGCGCCAGTCGAACGCGCCCATCTTCGTCACCGACGAGCATGGCGTGGTGCTGCTGGGCAGCGTGCCCGACTGGCGCTTCCGCGTGCTCAAGCCACTGGCGCCCGACCTGGCCCAGACCCTGCGCACCAGCCTGCAGTTCGGCGACGCCATGTTCCAGCCGCTGCCGTTGCAGCCCACCCCGAGAACCGTCAGCGGCGGCCAGCTGCTGAGATCCGGCGACGCCCTGCCGCAGATCCCGGCCGGCGCGCCGCTGCTGCACACCACCCTGCCCATCGTCGAATCGCCGGGCTGGACGCTGCACCTGCTGTCGCCCGTGCAATCGGCGCTGAACCGCGCCACCGCCAACGCGCAATTGGGCGCGCTGCTGGCCCAGGGCGTGCTGTCCGCCGTCATCGGCATCCTGCTCTACCGCCGCCATCGCAGCCGCGAAGGCGCCGCCCAGCAGATGGTGGTGCGGCAGCAGCTGGCCGCCCAGGTCGAAGAGCGCACAGCACAACTGCGCGAGGTCAACCAGCAACTGCTGGCGCAGATGGACGAACGCCAGCGCACCGAGGCGCGCCTGCACACCATGCAGGACGAGCTGGTACAGGCAAGCAAGCTGGCGCTGCTGGGCCAGGTCGCCGCCGGCGTCGCGCACGAAATCAACCAGCCGGTGGCGGCGATCCGCGCCTATGCCGACAACGCCGCTGAATTCCTGCGCCGCCAGGACCCGGCCTCCGTCGAGGAAAACCTGGGCACCATCGCCTCGCTCACCGACCGCATCGGCCATATCACGGGCGAGCTGCGCGCGTTCTCGCGCAAGGCAGGCGCCTCGGTCGGCCCCACCAGCCTGAAGGAAGCGCTGGACGGCGCGCTGCTGCTGGTCGGCCCCCGCGCCCGGCGCCAGCGCGTGGTGCTGCAACGCCCGCCGGTGGAACAGGACTACCTGGTGCAGGCCAACCGCATCCGCCTCGAGCAGGTGCTGGTGAACCTGCTGCAGAACGGCATGGATGCGCTCGAGGACCAGGCCGACGGCCGCATCATCATCGCGCTGCAGGACATGGGCGCCTCGGTGCAATTGTTCGTCAACGACAACGGCCCGGGCCTGTCGCCCGAAGCCAGCGCCCACCTGTTCACGCCGTTCCACACCACCAAGGCCGAAGGCCTGGGGTTGGGCCTGGTGATCTCCCGCGACATCGTCGCCGAATTCGGCGGCGACCTGCGCGCCGCCCATCCCGGCGACGCCATCTTTCCCGCGCCCCACGGCCCCGGCCGCGGCGCGATGTTCACCCTGACGCTGCGCAAGTCGCCGCCTTCGATCCATGACCCGCGTACCTGA
- a CDS encoding YebC/PmpR family DNA-binding transcriptional regulator, protein MAGHSKWANIQHRKGRQDAKRGKLWTKIIREITVAARAGGPDPDSNPRLRMAWDKATDANMPKDNIQRAIQRGAGGADGEAYEEVRYEGYGIGGAAVIVDCMTDNRTRTVAEVRHAFAKNGGNLGQEGSVAFMFKHCGQFVFAPGTPEDQVMEAALEAGAEDVATDEEGVIEVICAPTDYAAVRKAFDDAGLKAEVDGIVMKALNETELAGEDAIKMQKLLDALEGLDDVQEVYTTVIFDEAQ, encoded by the coding sequence ATGGCCGGACACAGCAAATGGGCCAATATTCAGCACCGCAAAGGCCGCCAAGACGCCAAACGCGGAAAGCTCTGGACCAAGATCATTCGTGAAATCACCGTGGCGGCGCGCGCCGGCGGCCCCGACCCGGACAGCAACCCGCGCTTGCGCATGGCCTGGGACAAGGCCACCGACGCCAACATGCCCAAGGACAACATCCAGCGCGCCATCCAGCGCGGCGCGGGCGGCGCGGACGGCGAAGCGTACGAAGAAGTGCGCTACGAGGGTTACGGCATCGGTGGCGCGGCGGTCATCGTCGACTGCATGACCGACAACCGCACCCGCACCGTGGCCGAAGTGCGCCACGCCTTCGCCAAGAACGGCGGCAACCTGGGCCAGGAAGGCTCGGTGGCCTTCATGTTCAAACACTGCGGCCAATTCGTGTTCGCCCCCGGCACGCCGGAAGACCAGGTCATGGAAGCCGCCCTCGAGGCCGGCGCCGAAGACGTCGCCACCGACGAGGAAGGCGTGATCGAAGTCATCTGCGCGCCGACCGACTACGCCGCCGTGCGCAAGGCGTTCGACGACGCCGGCCTGAAGGCCGAAGTCGACGGCATCGTCATGAAGGCCCTGAACGAAACCGAACTGGCCGGCGAAGACGCCATCAAGATGCAGAAGCTGCTCGACGCCCTGGAAGGCCTGGACGACGTGCAGGAAGTCTATACCACCGTCATTTTCGACGAAGCGCAGTAA
- the nadD gene encoding nicotinate (nicotinamide) nucleotide adenylyltransferase gives MKRIGLLGGSFDPVHVAHVALADNALRALGLAQVQLIPAANPWQRAALNATEDQRRAMLELAIAGHGGLVVNPIELERGGATYTIDTLRALPADARYVWLLGADQLANFCTWQSWREIASLVDLAVATRPGTPLAPPAELADWLRGQGRQLEELPFAPMPVSASQIRERLARGESTDGLLAPSVAAYIAAHHLYR, from the coding sequence GTGAAGCGTATCGGGCTCCTGGGCGGCAGTTTCGACCCCGTCCATGTCGCGCACGTCGCGCTCGCCGACAACGCCTTGCGCGCGCTCGGCCTGGCCCAGGTGCAACTGATCCCGGCGGCCAACCCGTGGCAGCGCGCGGCCCTGAACGCCACCGAGGACCAGCGCCGCGCCATGCTGGAGCTGGCCATCGCCGGCCACGGCGGCCTGGTCGTCAATCCGATCGAACTCGAGCGCGGCGGCGCCACCTACACCATCGACACCCTGCGCGCCCTGCCCGCGGATGCTCGCTACGTCTGGCTGCTCGGCGCCGACCAGCTGGCCAATTTCTGCACCTGGCAGTCCTGGCGCGAGATCGCCAGCCTGGTCGACCTGGCGGTGGCGACGCGGCCCGGCACGCCGCTGGCGCCGCCCGCCGAACTGGCGGACTGGCTGCGCGGCCAGGGACGCCAGCTGGAAGAATTGCCGTTTGCCCCGATGCCGGTGTCTGCCTCGCAGATCCGCGAGCGCCTGGCGCGGGGCGAATCCACCGACGGCCTGCTGGCCCCTTCCGTCGCCGCCTATATTGCGGCGCACCATCTTTACCGATAA
- the rsfS gene encoding ribosome silencing factor, which yields MDIQKLQRAVIDALEDVKAQDIKVFNTTHLTSLFDRVVIASATSNRQTRALAASVADRGRALDLSGITIEGEDTGEWVVVDLGDVVVHIMQPAIRQYYNLEEIWGGKPVRVKLLPESTRVAPIASDSAYDSTDD from the coding sequence ATGGATATTCAGAAACTCCAACGCGCCGTCATCGACGCCCTCGAAGACGTCAAGGCGCAAGACATCAAGGTCTTCAACACCACGCATCTGACCAGCCTGTTCGATCGCGTCGTGATTGCAAGTGCCACCTCCAACCGCCAGACGCGGGCGCTGGCCGCCAGCGTGGCCGACCGCGGCCGCGCGCTCGACCTCTCCGGCATCACGATCGAAGGCGAGGACACCGGCGAATGGGTCGTCGTCGACCTGGGCGATGTCGTGGTCCACATCATGCAGCCCGCCATCCGCCAGTACTACAACCTGGAAGAGATCTGGGGCGGCAAGCCGGTGCGCGTCAAACTGCTGCCCGAATCGACCCGGGTCGCGCCGATCGCCAGCGACAGCGCCTACGACAGCACCGACGACTAA
- the rlmH gene encoding 23S rRNA (pseudouridine(1915)-N(3))-methyltransferase RlmH: MKLIVAAVGTRMPDWVQTAWDDYAKRLPPDCALELREIKPEPRTTGKTPAQMMAAEAKRIEAALPAGALRLALDERGRDLTTMALSQKLEQWRAGGQDVAFLVGGPDGLDADLKASCSGQLRLSSLTLPHPMVRVVLAEQLYRAWAIMTNHPYHRA; the protein is encoded by the coding sequence GTGAAGCTGATCGTCGCCGCCGTGGGCACCCGCATGCCGGACTGGGTGCAGACCGCCTGGGACGACTACGCCAAGCGCCTGCCGCCCGACTGCGCGCTGGAACTGCGCGAGATCAAGCCCGAACCCCGCACCACCGGCAAGACGCCGGCCCAGATGATGGCCGCCGAGGCCAAGCGCATCGAGGCCGCCCTGCCGGCCGGCGCGCTGCGCCTGGCGCTGGACGAACGCGGCCGCGACCTCACCACCATGGCGTTGTCGCAGAAGCTCGAACAATGGCGCGCGGGCGGCCAGGACGTCGCCTTCCTGGTCGGCGGCCCGGACGGCCTGGATGCCGACCTCAAGGCATCGTGCAGCGGCCAGTTGCGGCTGTCGTCGCTGACGCTGCCGCACCCCATGGTGCGCGTGGTGCTGGCCGAACAGCTCTACCGCGCCTGGGCCATCATGACCAACCATCCCTATCACCGCGCCTGA
- a CDS encoding Maf family protein encodes MTDASSPARLYLASASPRRRELLTQIGLAHEVLRVPAPPGEDEPQHPGESAADYVQRTARDKAERGRDWLRGQALPVLPLLAADTTVILDGQVLGKPADRDDAIRILQALSGQTHQVHTAVALWTGDRLLEAVSITHVRMRPLELDEIARYCDSGEPYGKAGAYGIQGLAGTFVANIDGSYTGVMGLPLFETANLLRAAGIAIP; translated from the coding sequence ATGACTGACGCCTCCTCTCCCGCACGCCTCTACCTCGCCTCCGCCAGTCCCCGCCGGCGCGAACTGCTGACGCAGATCGGCCTGGCGCACGAGGTGCTGCGCGTTCCCGCCCCACCCGGCGAAGACGAACCGCAACACCCCGGCGAAAGCGCCGCCGACTACGTCCAGCGCACCGCGCGCGACAAGGCCGAGCGCGGCCGCGACTGGCTGCGCGGGCAAGCCCTGCCCGTCCTGCCGCTGCTGGCCGCCGACACCACCGTCATCCTCGACGGCCAGGTGCTGGGCAAGCCCGCCGATCGCGACGACGCCATCCGCATCCTGCAGGCGCTGTCGGGCCAGACGCACCAGGTCCACACCGCCGTCGCGCTGTGGACGGGCGATCGCCTGCTGGAAGCGGTCTCGATCACCCACGTGCGGATGCGTCCGCTCGAACTCGACGAGATCGCGCGCTACTGCGACAGCGGCGAGCCTTACGGCAAGGCCGGCGCCTATGGCATCCAGGGCCTGGCCGGCACCTTCGTCGCGAACATCGATGGCAGCTACACCGGCGTCATGGGCCTGCCCCTGTTCGAGACCGCCAACCTGTTGCGGGCCGCGGGCATCGCGATTCCCTGA
- the purD gene encoding phosphoribosylamine--glycine ligase, whose protein sequence is MKLLVIGSGGREHALAWRLARSPRVHKVYVAPGNGGTQRAEQMENIALTNAEELADFVQREGIALTVVGPEAPLAAGVVDVFRARGLKIFGPTKAAAQLESSKDYAKAFMVRHNIPTARYETFTDPAAAHAYIDQEGAPIVIKADGLAAGKGVVVAATLEEAHAAVDAMLGDGSMGEAGARVVIEECLVGEEASFIVMCDGRNVLALATSQDHKRLQDGDQGPNTGGMGAYSPAPIVTPELHHRIMREIILPTVQGMTRDGIPYTGFLYAGLMIAPGDDPDRAIKTLEFNCRMGDPETQPIMMRVKSDLLDALEHAVEGTLDQADITWDRRTALGVVLASHNYPNTPRTGDVIRGLPADADDCMVFHAATRLEGEETQTTGGRVLCVTALGDSVKMARDRVYEAIDGIHFDGRQYRSDIGWRALKPSQQKPKSNA, encoded by the coding sequence ATGAAACTCCTGGTAATTGGCTCGGGCGGCCGCGAACATGCCCTCGCCTGGCGACTGGCCCGCTCCCCGCGCGTACACAAGGTGTACGTGGCGCCGGGCAACGGTGGCACGCAACGGGCCGAGCAGATGGAAAACATCGCGCTCACCAATGCCGAGGAATTGGCTGATTTCGTCCAGCGCGAAGGCATCGCCCTGACCGTCGTCGGCCCCGAGGCGCCGCTGGCCGCCGGCGTGGTCGACGTCTTCCGCGCCCGCGGCCTGAAGATCTTCGGGCCGACCAAGGCCGCCGCGCAGCTGGAAAGCTCCAAGGACTACGCCAAGGCCTTCATGGTCCGGCACAACATCCCGACCGCGCGCTACGAGACCTTCACCGATCCCGCCGCCGCCCACGCCTATATCGACCAGGAAGGCGCCCCCATCGTGATCAAGGCCGACGGCCTGGCCGCGGGCAAGGGCGTGGTGGTCGCCGCCACGCTCGAAGAGGCGCATGCCGCCGTCGACGCCATGCTGGGCGACGGCTCCATGGGCGAAGCCGGCGCGCGCGTCGTCATCGAGGAATGCCTGGTGGGCGAGGAAGCCAGCTTCATCGTCATGTGCGACGGCCGCAACGTGCTGGCCCTGGCCACCAGCCAGGACCACAAGCGCCTGCAGGACGGCGACCAGGGCCCGAACACCGGCGGCATGGGCGCCTACTCGCCCGCCCCCATCGTCACGCCCGAACTGCACCACCGCATCATGCGCGAAATCATCCTGCCGACCGTGCAGGGCATGACGCGCGACGGCATCCCCTACACCGGCTTCCTGTACGCCGGCCTGATGATCGCCCCCGGCGATGATCCCGACCGCGCCATCAAGACACTGGAATTCAACTGCCGCATGGGCGATCCGGAAACCCAGCCGATCATGATGCGCGTCAAGAGCGACCTGCTGGACGCGCTCGAGCACGCCGTCGAAGGCACGCTGGACCAGGCCGACATCACCTGGGACCGCCGCACCGCCCTGGGCGTGGTGCTGGCTTCGCACAACTACCCCAATACCCCGCGCACCGGCGACGTCATCCGCGGCCTGCCCGCCGACGCCGACGACTGCATGGTGTTCCACGCGGCCACCCGCCTGGAAGGCGAGGAAACCCAGACCACCGGCGGCCGCGTGCTGTGCGTCACCGCGCTGGGCGACTCGGTCAAGATGGCGCGCGACCGCGTGTACGAAGCGATCGACGGCATCCACTTCGACGGCCGCCAGTACCGCAGCGATATCGGCTGGCGCGCGCTCAAGCCGTCGCAGCAGAAGCCCAAGTCGAACGCGTAA
- the hemF gene encoding oxygen-dependent coproporphyrinogen oxidase encodes MNALPVADVRGYLTGLQSRIVAALEAAEGGPFRSDEWVRPEGGGGLSRLLEGGQLFERAGVLFSHVRGSKLPPSASAHRPELAGRSWEAMGVSMVLHPRNPYVPTTHMNVRMFVAAARPGHDEADVFWFGGGIDLTPYYPFEEDARHFHTVCRDALAGHGADYYPRYKRWCDEYFFLKHRNETRGIGGIFFDDLNAPGFDASFALTRAVGDAFLDSYLPIVERRRDTPYGERERDFQAYRRGRYVEFNLVFDRGTLFGLQSGGRTESILLSMPPLAQWRYDWQPQAGTPEAELAAYLTPQDWV; translated from the coding sequence ATGAATGCCTTGCCCGTCGCCGACGTCCGCGGCTACCTCACCGGCCTGCAGTCCCGCATCGTCGCCGCGCTGGAGGCCGCCGAGGGCGGCCCCTTCCGCAGCGACGAATGGGTCCGGCCCGAAGGCGGCGGCGGCCTGTCGCGCCTGCTCGAAGGCGGCCAGCTTTTCGAACGCGCCGGCGTGCTGTTCAGCCACGTCCGCGGCTCGAAGCTGCCGCCCTCGGCCAGCGCGCACCGGCCCGAACTGGCCGGCCGCTCCTGGGAAGCCATGGGCGTGTCGATGGTGCTGCACCCGCGCAATCCGTATGTGCCCACCACGCACATGAACGTGCGCATGTTCGTCGCCGCGGCCCGCCCCGGCCATGACGAAGCCGACGTGTTCTGGTTCGGCGGCGGCATCGACCTGACGCCCTACTACCCCTTCGAGGAAGACGCGCGCCACTTCCACACGGTGTGCCGCGACGCGCTGGCCGGCCACGGCGCCGACTACTACCCGCGCTACAAGCGCTGGTGCGACGAGTATTTCTTCCTCAAGCACCGCAACGAGACCCGCGGCATCGGCGGCATCTTCTTCGACGACCTGAACGCCCCCGGCTTCGACGCCTCCTTCGCGCTGACGCGCGCGGTCGGCGATGCCTTCCTCGACAGCTACCTGCCGATCGTCGAACGCCGCCGCGACACGCCCTACGGCGAACGCGAACGCGACTTCCAGGCCTATCGCCGCGGCCGCTATGTCGAATTCAACCTGGTGTTCGACCGCGGCACGCTGTTCGGCCTGCAATCCGGCGGCCGCACCGAGTCGATCCTGCTGTCCATGCCGCCGCTGGCGCAATGGCGCTACGACTGGCAGCCGCAAGCGGGCACGCCCGAAGCCGAACTGGCCGCCTACCTGACGCCGCAGGACTGGGTGTGA
- a CDS encoding helicase HerA-like C-terminal domain-containing protein → MPNPIVIAKNAQTELALLPALANRHGCITGATGTGKTVTLQVLAESFSRLGTPVFMADVKGDLTGISQAGVASPKLQERFKNLGLDEPAWGASPVALWDVFGEQGTPVRATITDMGPLLLARILELNDTQEGVLTLVFKVADDEGQLLLDLKDLRAMLQNVADRAAELKTRYGNVSAASVGAIQRGLLALESQGAEKFFGEPMLDVADLMRTDAQGHGIVNVLAADKLMQAPRLYAIFLLWLLADLYEKLPEVGDVDQPKLVFFFDEAHLLFNDAPPALLSKIEQVVRLVRSKGVGVYFVTQNPLDIPDTVLGQLGNRVQHALRAFTPRDQKAVKTAAQTMRPNPGLDIEAAITELGVGEALVSLLDAKGRPMPTERAWIVPPGSRIGPATDAECQALRQGSPMSAKYDKAIDRESAYEVLAGRAAAPADQAPGRAAPTPTAGGAPAEAQGGGLMDSLNDVLFGSTGPRGGKRDGVVQTFAKSTARSIATQLARGILGSLLGSKTRR, encoded by the coding sequence ATGCCCAACCCCATCGTCATCGCCAAGAATGCGCAGACCGAGTTGGCGCTGCTGCCAGCCCTGGCCAACCGCCACGGCTGCATCACCGGCGCCACCGGCACCGGCAAGACCGTCACCCTGCAGGTCCTGGCCGAGTCCTTTTCCCGCCTCGGCACGCCGGTCTTCATGGCCGACGTCAAGGGCGACCTGACCGGCATCTCGCAGGCGGGGGTGGCCAGCCCCAAGCTGCAGGAGCGGTTCAAGAACCTGGGCCTGGACGAACCGGCCTGGGGCGCCAGCCCGGTGGCCTTGTGGGATGTGTTCGGCGAGCAGGGCACGCCGGTGCGCGCCACCATCACCGACATGGGGCCGCTGCTGCTGGCGCGCATCCTCGAACTGAACGACACCCAGGAAGGCGTGCTGACGCTGGTGTTCAAGGTGGCGGACGACGAAGGCCAACTGCTGCTGGACCTGAAAGACCTGCGCGCCATGCTGCAGAACGTCGCCGACCGCGCCGCCGAGCTCAAGACGCGCTATGGCAATGTGTCCGCCGCCAGCGTCGGCGCGATCCAGCGCGGCCTGCTGGCGCTGGAGTCGCAGGGCGCCGAGAAATTCTTCGGCGAGCCGATGCTGGACGTGGCCGACCTGATGCGCACCGACGCCCAGGGCCACGGCATCGTCAACGTGCTGGCCGCCGACAAGCTGATGCAGGCGCCTCGGCTGTACGCCATCTTCCTGCTGTGGCTGCTGGCCGACCTGTACGAGAAACTGCCGGAAGTGGGCGACGTCGACCAGCCCAAACTGGTGTTCTTCTTCGACGAGGCGCACCTGCTGTTCAACGACGCGCCGCCGGCGCTGCTGAGCAAGATCGAGCAGGTGGTGCGGCTGGTGCGTTCCAAGGGCGTGGGCGTCTATTTCGTGACGCAGAACCCGCTGGACATTCCGGACACCGTGCTGGGCCAGTTGGGCAACCGGGTGCAGCACGCGTTGCGCGCCTTCACGCCGCGCGACCAGAAGGCCGTCAAGACCGCGGCCCAGACCATGCGGCCCAATCCGGGGCTGGATATCGAGGCGGCCATTACCGAATTGGGCGTGGGCGAGGCGCTGGTGTCGCTGCTGGACGCCAAGGGCCGGCCGATGCCGACCGAGCGCGCCTGGATCGTGCCGCCCGGCAGCCGCATCGGCCCGGCCACCGACGCCGAGTGCCAGGCCTTGCGCCAGGGCAGCCCCATGTCCGCCAAATATGACAAGGCCATCGACCGCGAATCCGCCTACGAAGTGCTGGCCGGACGCGCGGCGGCGCCGGCCGATCAGGCCCCTGGGAGGGCCGCGCCAACGCCGACGGCGGGCGGCGCGCCAGCCGAGGCGCAGGGCGGCGGCCTGATGGACAGCCTGAACGATGTGCTGTTCGGCTCCACCGGCCCGCGCGGCGGCAAGCGCGACGGCGTGGTGCAGACTTTCGCCAAGAGCACGGCGCGTTCGATCGCGACGCAACTGGCGCGTGGCATCCTGGGATCGCTGCTGGGGTCCAAGACGCGCCGTTGA
- a CDS encoding dicarboxylate/amino acid:cation symporter, whose product MIEVDQSAPARKLKFYQILYVQVLFAIVIGILLGYFKPDLGQAMQPLGDGFIKLVKMIIAPVIFLTVATGIAAMSDLKKVGRVAGKAMLYFLVFSTLALIVGMVVSHIVQPGAGMHINPATLDQKAVSGYVAKAHDSTITGFLLNVIPTTIFSPFVGGDILQVLFVAVLFGIALAQVGERGKPVLDFLTALAQPIFKLVAILMKAAPIGAFGAMAFTIGKYGIKSIINLAMLVGTFYATAVLFVVVVLGLVARYNGFSILKLVRYIREELLLVLGTSSSEAALPTLMQKMERAGCSKSVVGLVVPTGYSFNLDGTNIYMTMAALFIAQACDIPLSLGDQILLLLVAMLSSKGAAGVTGAGFITLAATLSVVPTVPVAGMALILGVDRFMSECRALTNLVGNATAAVVVARWEGELDKDQLHAALEGEAPAAQPQAMARVSTSQS is encoded by the coding sequence ATGATCGAAGTAGATCAAAGCGCGCCTGCGCGCAAGCTCAAGTTCTATCAAATCCTGTACGTGCAGGTGCTTTTCGCGATTGTGATCGGCATTCTGCTGGGCTATTTCAAGCCCGACCTCGGCCAGGCCATGCAACCCCTGGGTGACGGCTTCATCAAGCTGGTGAAGATGATCATCGCCCCGGTGATCTTCCTGACGGTGGCGACCGGTATCGCGGCCATGAGCGACCTGAAGAAGGTCGGTCGCGTGGCGGGCAAGGCCATGCTGTACTTCCTGGTGTTCTCGACCCTGGCCCTGATCGTGGGCATGGTGGTGAGCCACATCGTGCAGCCGGGCGCCGGCATGCACATCAATCCGGCCACGCTGGACCAGAAGGCGGTGTCGGGCTATGTCGCCAAGGCGCATGACTCGACCATCACCGGCTTCCTGCTGAACGTCATCCCCACCACGATCTTCAGTCCGTTCGTCGGCGGCGACATCCTGCAGGTGCTGTTCGTGGCCGTGCTGTTCGGCATCGCGCTGGCGCAGGTCGGCGAGCGCGGCAAGCCGGTGCTGGACTTCCTGACGGCGCTGGCCCAGCCCATCTTCAAGCTGGTCGCCATCCTGATGAAGGCCGCGCCCATCGGCGCCTTCGGCGCCATGGCGTTCACCATCGGCAAGTACGGCATCAAGTCGATCATCAATCTGGCGATGCTGGTGGGCACGTTCTACGCCACCGCGGTGCTGTTCGTGGTGGTGGTGCTGGGCCTGGTGGCGCGCTACAACGGCTTCTCGATCCTGAAGCTGGTGCGCTACATCCGCGAAGAACTGCTGCTGGTGCTGGGCACGAGCTCGTCGGAAGCGGCGCTGCCGACGCTGATGCAGAAGATGGAACGCGCCGGCTGCTCGAAGTCGGTCGTCGGCCTGGTGGTGCCCACCGGTTATTCGTTCAACCTGGACGGCACCAACATCTACATGACGATGGCGGCGCTGTTCATCGCCCAGGCCTGCGACATTCCGCTGTCGCTGGGCGACCAGATCCTGCTGCTGCTGGTGGCGATGCTGAGCTCCAAGGGCGCCGCGGGCGTGACGGGCGCCGGCTTCATCACGCTGGCGGCCACGCTGTCGGTGGTGCCGACGGTGCCGGTGGCCGGCATGGCGCTGATCCTGGGCGTGGACCGCTTCATGTCCGAATGCCGCGCGCTGACCAACCTGGTCGGCAACGCCACGGCCGCCGTGGTGGTGGCGCGCTGGGAAGGCGAACTGGACAAGGACCAGCTGCATGCCGCGCTGGAAGGCGAGGCCCCGGCCGCGCAGCCGCAGGCGATGGCGCGGGTGTCGACGTCGCAGAGCTGA